Proteins encoded within one genomic window of Cryptosporangium minutisporangium:
- a CDS encoding very short patch repair endonuclease translates to MQANKSRDTNPELALRRAVHARGMRYRVNTRPVAGLRRTADLVFTKARVAIFLDGCFWHGCPQHHTVAKTNATFWAEKVRRNRERDAETDRLIAEHGWTVVRIWEHEDPTEAAERIQAVIEQARRRAGQSHTAVRAGITRNAESSRSED, encoded by the coding sequence ATGCAGGCGAACAAGTCTCGCGATACGAACCCCGAGTTGGCGCTGCGCCGGGCGGTTCACGCCCGCGGCATGCGCTACCGCGTCAACACTCGGCCCGTAGCAGGTCTGCGCCGGACTGCCGACCTTGTCTTCACCAAGGCCCGCGTCGCGATCTTCCTAGACGGCTGCTTCTGGCACGGATGCCCGCAGCACCACACCGTCGCCAAGACCAACGCGACCTTCTGGGCCGAGAAGGTACGCCGCAACCGCGAACGAGACGCGGAGACCGACCGATTGATTGCCGAGCACGGCTGGACCGTCGTCCGGATTTGGGAGCACGAAGACCCGACCGAGGCGGCTGAGCGCATCCAGGCAGTGATCGAACAAGCGCGGCGACGGGCCGGACAGTCCCACACTGCCGTTCGGGCCGGGATAACCCGGAACGCGGAATCGTCGCGGTCTGAGGACTGA
- a CDS encoding DUF6339 family protein — protein MTLLLYPRLTPLAARARLSQFTGRNIDELRDGAEPRHPDMYFAATGGVPAASEHLDRLAGRFRDAVMAHGYPGTATDTDRTAADRTLASVMVDQMRLEPAEASARDLWTFLAIQVIPDVVAWRWPSATNEQRWICTDITRHALGRLWWQAFTLATPTTDGRADCTLLARLSESDLNQIFERRSIGGRPALARALARAVTNPDLTPPHIARRRVIRDVTKRVRRLLPFTLFMALHEEQLQARVDELVRDSVKALDQTRGTANP, from the coding sequence ATGACGCTCCTGCTCTATCCCCGCTTGACGCCTCTCGCCGCCCGAGCTCGCCTGTCTCAGTTCACGGGTCGGAACATCGACGAGCTTCGAGACGGTGCTGAACCGCGACACCCCGACATGTACTTCGCGGCGACCGGGGGTGTACCCGCTGCTTCCGAACACCTCGACCGGCTGGCCGGTAGGTTCCGGGACGCAGTCATGGCCCATGGCTACCCGGGGACCGCCACTGACACCGACCGGACCGCGGCGGACCGCACTCTGGCGTCCGTCATGGTCGACCAGATGCGCTTGGAACCGGCCGAAGCGAGTGCGAGGGACCTGTGGACCTTCCTCGCTATCCAGGTCATTCCCGACGTTGTTGCATGGCGTTGGCCCAGCGCTACCAATGAGCAGAGATGGATCTGCACCGACATCACACGCCATGCCCTCGGCCGACTCTGGTGGCAGGCGTTCACTCTAGCCACGCCGACAACCGACGGCCGGGCCGACTGCACCCTGCTCGCGCGTCTGAGTGAGTCAGACCTCAACCAGATCTTCGAACGTCGGAGTATCGGCGGACGACCAGCGCTCGCCCGAGCGCTCGCCCGCGCCGTCACGAACCCCGACTTGACGCCCCCTCACATTGCTCGTCGCCGAGTGATCAGGGACGTCACCAAGCGCGTCAGACGTCTGCTGCCATTCACGCTCTTCATGGCGCTGCACGAGGAGCAGCTTCAGGCGCGTGTCGATGAGCTGGTTCGCGACTCGGTCAAGGCGCTCGACCAGACCCGCGGGACGGCTAACCCATGA